A region of Colletotrichum higginsianum IMI 349063 chromosome 10, whole genome shotgun sequence DNA encodes the following proteins:
- a CDS encoding Major facilitator superfamily transporter, with product MGLFGRKKDEAASAAETPVSPVVDTSSSPEKNAVVTTSPPPPAYEHTDIIGEKSPGVVRIEALTAAITRTDRIFIFFGVFLVAYAYGLDGTLRYAYQPTATNSYATHSLLATVNVLRSVIAAAAQPTSAKIADVFGRVELVCVSVLFYVVGTIVETCATGVKAFAAGAVIYQIGYTMIMLLVEVIIADITSTRARLLFSYIPALPFIINTWVSGNISAAVLTNSSWQWGIGMWCIIYPVCALPLIVSLSIVGRRARKQGLLNSYTSPFRALGFKKFLVELFWQLDVIGIILVIAIFALILVPFTIAGGFTSSWHEAHIIAPLVIGILCIPAFILWERKAKHPLVPFYLMRDRGILAPLGIALGLNWAWYMQGDYLYTVCLVAFDFSVTEATRITSLYSFCSVITGFILGFIVFKVRRLKYFIVAGTMLFMVAFGLLIHYRGSPSGQGGVIGAQVLLGIAGGMFPYPAQASLQTSLKHEHLAIMTGLYLATYNIGSAFGNTVSGAIWTQVLPSTLRENLAQFNNETLITYTYGQPLFAIIDYPVGTPERAAIIESYRHVQRLLTITGICLTVPLIAFAFLLRNPKLNDEQTLAVEDNNHIRTGEAHSDEVATKI from the coding sequence ATGGGTCTCTTTGGAcgcaagaaggacgaggccgcgtCTGCCGCTGAGACGCCCGTCTCTCCGGTGGTAGacacctcctcctcgcccgagAAGAACGCCGTCGTCACGACCAGCCCGCCACCCCCGGCCTACGAGCACACGGACATCATCGGCGAAAAGTCGCCCGGTGTCGTCCGCATCGAGGccctcaccgccgccatcacccgCACCGATcgcatcttcatcttcttcggcgtcttcctcgtcgcctacgcctacggcctcgacggcaccCTCCGCTACGCCTACCAGCCCACCGCCACCAACAGCTACGCCACCCACTCGCTGCTCGCCACCGTCAACGTCCTGCgctccgtcatcgccgccgccgcccagcccaCCTCGGCCAAGATCGCCGACGTCTtcggccgcgtcgagctcgtctgCGTCTCCGTCCTCTTCTACGTCGtcggcaccatcgtcgagaCCTGTGCCACCGGCGTCAaggccttcgccgccggcgccgtcatctACCAGATCGGCTACACCATGATCATgctgctcgtcgaggtcaTCATCGCCGATATCACCTCCACCCGCGCCCGCCTGCTCTTCAGCTACATCCCCGCCCTGCccttcatcatcaacacctGGGTCAGCGGCAAcatctccgccgccgtcctcacCAACAGCTCGTGGCAGTGGGGCATCGGCATGTGGTGCATCATCTACCCGGTCTGCGCCCTGCCCCTCATCGTCAGCCTGTCCatcgtcggccgccgcgcccggAAGCAAGGCCTGCTCAACTCGTACACCTCGCCCTTCCGCGCCCTCGGCTTCAAGAagttcctcgtcgagctcttCTGGCAGCTCGAcgtcatcggcatcatcctcgtcatcgccatcttcgccctcatcctcgtgcccttcaccatcgccggcggcttcaCCTCGTCCTGGCACGAGGCCCACATCATCGCgcccctcgtcatcggcatcctGTGCATCCCCGCCTTCATCCTCTGGGAGCGCAAGGCCAAGCACCCGCTCGTCCCCTTCTACCTCATGAGAGACCGTGGCATCCTCGCCCCTCTCGGCATCGCCCTGGGCCTCAACTGGGCCTGGTACATGCAGGGCGACTACCTGTACACCGTCTGCCTCGTCGCCTTTGACTTTAGCGTCACCGAGGCCACCCGCATCACGTCCCTGTACTCCTTCTGCAGCGTCATCACCGGCTTCATCCTCGgcttcatcgtcttcaaggtCCGCCGCCTCAAGTacttcatcgtcgccggcaccatGCTCTTCATGGTCGCCTTCGGCCTGCTGATCCACTACCGAGGTTCGCCCTCCGGCCAGGGtggcgtcatcggcgcccagGTCCTTCTCGGTatcgccggcggcatgtTCCCGTACCCTGCCCAGGCCTCCCTACAGACCAGCCTCAAGCACGAGCACCTCGCCATCATGACCGGCCTGTATCTCGCCACGTACAACATCGGCTCGGCCTTTGGCAACACCGTCTCGGGCGCCATCTGGACCCAGGTCCTGCCCTCGACCCTGCGGGAGAACCTGGCGCAGTTCAACAACGAGACCCTCATCACCTACACCTACGGCCAGCCGCTgttcgccatcatcgactaCCCCGTCGGCACCCCTGAGCGCGCTGCCATCATCGAGTCCTACAGGCACGTCCAGCGGCTGCTCACCATCACCGGTATCTGCCTGACGGTCCCCTTgatcgccttcgccttcctccTGAGGAACCCCAAGTTGAACGACGAGCAGACCCTGGCTGTCGAGGACAACAATCACATTCGCACCGGTGAGGCCCACAGCGACGAGGTGGCCACCAAGATCTAG